In Methanofollis aquaemaris, the genomic window GCCCTCACCGGACTCTTTCTCAACAACGTGGCGGTGATCATCGGGGCCATGCTCCTCTCCCCGATCCTCGGACCCATCTACGCCTTCGCGATCAGCGTCGCCGTCGGCCGCGGGAAAGACGGCCTGCGGAGCCTCTCGGTCCTCGCCGCCCTCCTCCTATCGGTCTTCGTCCTCTCGGCCCTCACCACCGCCGGCCTCCACTTCCTCGTCCCGCTCGCCGTCACCCCCGAGATCCTCTCGCGCACCGTGGTCAGCCCGATCTATATTCTCATGGCCGTCCTCCTCGGGTTCGCGGCGGTGCTCGCCCTCGACCGCGGGATGTCGGACCTCATCGCCGGCGTCGCGATCGCCGCCGCCCTCCTCCCGCCGACCGTGGTGGCCGGGATCGCCACCGTTCTCCTCACCGACCGCGTCCTCCTGGCCGGGGTGCTCGTCCTGGAGAACGTCGTCGGGATGCTTGCCGGGGCGCTCATCGCCACCCTGGTGCTCGGGATCGGCGCCCGCGAGTACTACGAGCAGGTCGCCGCGAGGAAAGCGATGGCGCGGACCGCCCTCGCGATAGCCCTTCTCCTCGCCATCCTTCTCGGGCTCAGCCTGAGCCTCACTTGATCTCGATCCGCTCGCCGGTCAGCATGAAATGGACCTTCTCGCCCATCGCACAACAATGGTCGCCGCACCGTTCGAGGTAGCGGGCCACCATCACATAGTCCATCCCGCGCTCGATGTTGCGCGGGTCTTCCATCATATAGGTGAGCGCCTCGCGGAAGACCGAATAGCGGAGATCGTCGACACAGTCGTCGCGTGCCGAGAGGTTCTCGATCGGCGAGACATCGTTCGTCTCATACGCCGCCAGGACGTCTTCGACCATCGAGACGACGAGCCCGGCCATATGGGGCAGGTTCAGCATCCGCCCCAGGTGGCCGTCGTCGGCGAAGGGGGGGACCAGCATGGCGATGTCCTTGCCATACCGCCCGATGCGATACAGCGAACTGTTCATCCTGATGGTGCAGACGATCGCCCGCAGGTCCTGGGCCATCGGTTGGTACAGGGCGATGAGGGTGAGCAACCGCTCGTCGAAATCGTCGGAGCGGTTTGCGAGTTCTCTTTTCCGGTCCAGCACCGACCGGGCCAGATCTTCGTCGCCGGTCTTCAGGGCCTCGAAGGCGTCGACGAGCATCGAGCGTGCAAAATGCCCGTATTCAAGAAACTCATCTCTGAGGGTGTCCAGTTCTTCATGAAACTTGTCGCTCATTTTTCACCTACCCGAACCTGCCGGTGATGTAGCGTTCGGTCAACTCCTCCCGCGGCGCCTCGAAGACCTGCGGGGTCTCCCCGAACTCGACGAGTTCGCCGAGGTACATGAACCCCGTGAAGTCGCTGACCCGCGCCGCCTGCTGCATGTTGTGGGTGACGATGATCACCGTGTAGCGGGTCTTGAGTGCTTCGATCAGCCCCTCGATCTTCGCGGTGGCGATGGGGTCGAGGGCCGAGCAGGGTTCGTCCATCAGGATCACCTCAGGCTCGACGGCCAGCGTCCGTGCGATGCAGAGCCGCTGTTGCTGCCCGCCGGAGAGACTGAAGGCCGGGGCGTCGAGGCGGTCTTTCACCTCGTCCCAGAGTGCGGCGTCCCGCAGACTCTTCTCGACGACGGCGTCGAGGGTCGAACGATCCCGCATGCCGTGGACGCGGGGGCCGTAGGCGACGTTCTCGTAGATGGACCTGGGGAAAGGGTTGGGCCGCTGGAAGACCATCCCGATCCGTTTCCTGATCTCGACCACGTCGACCTCAGGGGCGTAGATGTCGGTGCCGTCGAAGAGCACCTCCCCCTCGATGCGGACATGCTCGACCAGGTCGTTCATCCGGTTGAGACACCGCAGCAGGGTGGACTTCCCGCATCCCGAAGGGCCGATGAGGGCGGTGACCCGGTGTCTGGCAAAGCCGACCTCGATCCCCTTGAGGGCGTGGTGTTCGCCGTAGTAGAGGTCGAGGTGGCGTGCGGTGATGATTGCATCGTTTTCTGTCATGTTCACCACTGGATCTTCTTCTCTGAACGGTGTCTGAGGGCGATGGCCGCGGCGTAGATCCCGACGACCAGGACCAGGAGGACGAGGGCCGTCCCGTACTGCTGCGTTTCCGCACCGGGCACGGTGGTCGCCAGGATGTAGAGGTGGTAGGGCAGGGCCATCACCGGGTCGCTGAGCGAGTCGGGGAGGAAGCGGGTGGAGAAGACCGCCGCCGTGAAGAGGATGGGGGCGGTCTCCCCCGCGGCCCGGCCGATGGAGAGGATGGTGCCGGTGAGGATGCCGGGGACGGCCGGGGGCAGGACGACGCGGCTGATCGTCTGCCACCTGGTGGCGCCGAGGGCAAGGCTCCCTTCCCGCACCGAGGCGGGGACGTTCCTGAGTGCTTCTTCGGTCGTCCTGATGATCGTCGGGAGGATCATCAGCCCGAGCGTGATCATCCCGGCGATGAGCGAGACCCCGAAGTTGAGGAAGATCACCAGGAAGGCGAAGCCGAAGAGCCCGAAGACGATCGAGGGCGTGCCGTTGAGGAGGTCGATCCCGGTCCTGATCGCCGCGGTGACGCGGCCGCCGCGGGTGTACTCCGAAAGATAGACCGCGGCCCCGATCCCGATCGGGAGGGCGATGAGGATCGCCCCGCCGACGAGGTACAGGGTGCCGACGATCGCCGGGAAGATCCCGCCGGCCCGTCCGAGGTCGCGGGGCGGCTGGGTGAGGAACTCCCAGCTGATGGCCGGGAGGCCGTTGACGATGATGTAGCCCAGGATCACGGCGAGGACGGCGATCACCACCCCGACCGCCGCCCAGAGGAGGGCGAAGGCGAGGTGCTGCACGGTGGTTCTGGAGAGGGGACGTGGCACGAGGGCGACGGCCCGACTGATTTTTTCCCTGACCGGACGGAGGCTCAAACCCCGGCGCTTCTTCGCTGTCCCTTCTCCGGCCCTGATCGTCTTCATGATCCAGAGTGCGGCGAGGTTGACCGCGAGGGTGATGAAGAGGAGGACCACCGCCACGCCGAAGAGGGCGTGGTAGTGGGTGCTCCCGACGGCGACCTCGCCCATCTCGAT contains:
- a CDS encoding TIGR00341 family protein; amino-acid sequence: MKKVLINARKEDYANLASILEEHHHLVLRQDPVYEVKVFLPDSDLDAFIDEVRETIDLRYKENLIEVSSPEFVISPYLKRAEEKAEKTERTPIEKLVETTRPYLRLNAGTLAMTSIAGLIALTGLFLNNVAVIIGAMLLSPILGPIYAFAISVAVGRGKDGLRSLSVLAALLLSVFVLSALTTAGLHFLVPLAVTPEILSRTVVSPIYILMAVLLGFAAVLALDRGMSDLIAGVAIAAALLPPTVVAGIATVLLTDRVLLAGVLVLENVVGMLAGALIATLVLGIGAREYYEQVAARKAMARTALAIALLLAILLGLSLSLT
- the phoU gene encoding phosphate signaling complex protein PhoU, encoding MSDKFHEELDTLRDEFLEYGHFARSMLVDAFEALKTGDEDLARSVLDRKRELANRSDDFDERLLTLIALYQPMAQDLRAIVCTIRMNSSLYRIGRYGKDIAMLVPPFADDGHLGRMLNLPHMAGLVVSMVEDVLAAYETNDVSPIENLSARDDCVDDLRYSVFREALTYMMEDPRNIERGMDYVMVARYLERCGDHCCAMGEKVHFMLTGERIEIK
- the pstB gene encoding phosphate ABC transporter ATP-binding protein PstB, coding for MTENDAIITARHLDLYYGEHHALKGIEVGFARHRVTALIGPSGCGKSTLLRCLNRMNDLVEHVRIEGEVLFDGTDIYAPEVDVVEIRKRIGMVFQRPNPFPRSIYENVAYGPRVHGMRDRSTLDAVVEKSLRDAALWDEVKDRLDAPAFSLSGGQQQRLCIARTLAVEPEVILMDEPCSALDPIATAKIEGLIEALKTRYTVIIVTHNMQQAARVSDFTGFMYLGELVEFGETPQVFEAPREELTERYITGRFG
- the pstA gene encoding phosphate ABC transporter permease PstA: MTETHQPRRAGLRNLKEQGVRAIWFLAASFATLTVFFILLFLLNNALPLFATVSPIEFLTGGTWNPTGAVPSYGIWPLIVGTLLVTLGAMVIAVPLGIGSAVCLAELAPPRVKAVAKPAIELLAGIPSVVYGFFGLIVLTDWLRIAFDVPSGESWLAGSILLGVMALPTIISVSEDALRSVPSSYREGSLALGATRWETISRVLVPAALSGITAAVILGMGRAIGETMAVIMVTGNAAIIPDPITNLLSPIRTLTGTLGIEMGEVAVGSTHYHALFGVAVVLLFITLAVNLAALWIMKTIRAGEGTAKKRRGLSLRPVREKISRAVALVPRPLSRTTVQHLAFALLWAAVGVVIAVLAVILGYIIVNGLPAISWEFLTQPPRDLGRAGGIFPAIVGTLYLVGGAILIALPIGIGAAVYLSEYTRGGRVTAAIRTGIDLLNGTPSIVFGLFGFAFLVIFLNFGVSLIAGMITLGLMILPTIIRTTEEALRNVPASVREGSLALGATRWQTISRVVLPPAVPGILTGTILSIGRAAGETAPILFTAAVFSTRFLPDSLSDPVMALPYHLYILATTVPGAETQQYGTALVLLVLVVGIYAAAIALRHRSEKKIQW